A part of Actinomycetota bacterium genomic DNA contains:
- a CDS encoding ABC-2 transporter permease: protein MSRLLSISLKDITVWLRDPAALGVLLGMPIILILILGAAFGGLGGGGDFSAHVAIVNLDEGASAASATPPGGSTRIGDEIVSALTDNEDLAGLFEIEQRDDAEAVRTEVERGDLIAALIVPADFTERINAGEAVDLEVLRDPGSELSSGIWESVIRSIATEFSRISVIAQTSGQVSADAGLPPEALQGAIGLAVQAASAEDVASPVEVKAADAVREEGEISPLDFFSLSMTSMFLMFGAMFGAFSFITERREQTMSRLLTTPTTRSSVVGGKMLGIFLLGMLQFGVLFAYTSGMMKVNWGASVAGTWMIAAAEMAATTGLAVLIASIAKTERGAGGIGPLVIQVMALIGGAFFQISVLPEWLQPIRYASVIGWALEGFQKVQTGGAGPADLLGEVGALFAFAVVFFGVGVWRLRDAR from the coding sequence ATGTCACGGCTTCTGTCGATATCGCTGAAGGACATCACGGTATGGCTGCGAGACCCCGCCGCACTCGGCGTTCTCCTCGGCATGCCGATCATCCTGATACTCATCCTCGGTGCTGCGTTCGGCGGTCTGGGCGGCGGGGGCGACTTCTCGGCTCACGTGGCGATAGTGAATCTCGACGAAGGCGCATCTGCCGCCTCGGCGACACCGCCCGGCGGAAGTACCCGGATTGGGGACGAGATAGTCAGCGCGCTGACCGACAACGAAGACCTCGCGGGGCTCTTCGAGATCGAGCAGCGCGATGACGCGGAAGCGGTGCGCACCGAGGTCGAGCGCGGGGACCTGATCGCCGCGCTCATCGTGCCCGCTGACTTCACCGAGAGGATCAACGCCGGGGAGGCGGTCGACCTCGAGGTTCTGCGCGACCCCGGCTCGGAGCTTTCGTCCGGCATATGGGAGAGCGTGATCCGCTCGATCGCCACGGAGTTCTCGCGGATATCCGTGATCGCGCAGACGTCAGGTCAGGTTTCGGCGGACGCGGGCCTGCCGCCAGAGGCGCTCCAGGGTGCAATCGGCCTGGCCGTGCAGGCGGCTTCTGCCGAGGACGTGGCAAGCCCCGTGGAGGTGAAGGCGGCCGACGCCGTGAGAGAAGAAGGGGAGATCAGCCCGCTCGACTTCTTCTCCCTGTCCATGACGTCGATGTTCCTCATGTTCGGCGCCATGTTCGGCGCTTTCTCCTTCATCACCGAGCGTCGCGAACAGACGATGTCGCGGCTCCTGACCACACCCACCACGCGCTCTAGTGTCGTTGGCGGCAAGATGCTCGGGATATTCCTCCTTGGCATGCTGCAGTTCGGTGTGCTCTTCGCCTACACGAGCGGGATGATGAAGGTGAACTGGGGGGCGAGCGTTGCGGGCACGTGGATGATCGCCGCTGCCGAGATGGCCGCGACGACGGGGCTTGCCGTGTTGATCGCGTCCATCGCGAAGACCGAGCGCGGCGCGGGCGGAATCGGGCCGCTCGTGATCCAGGTGATGGCGCTCATCGGCGGCGCGTTCTTCCAGATCTCGGTCTTGCCCGAGTGGCTTCAGCCGATCAGGTACGCGTCAGTGATCGGATGGGCGCTCGAAGGGTTCCAGAAGGTGCAGACCGGCGGCGCGGGACCGGCTGACCTGCTTGGCGAGGTCGGTGCGCTCTTTGCCTTCGCGGTCGTGTTCTTCGGCGTCGGCGTATGGCGATTGAGGGATGCGCGATGA